Proteins found in one Osmerus mordax isolate fOsmMor3 chromosome 20, fOsmMor3.pri, whole genome shotgun sequence genomic segment:
- the LOC136964546 gene encoding T-box-containing protein TBX6L-like, translating into MTQAGPDGYQPGNIRMNLENADLWKSFHDVGTEMIITKHGRRMFPHCNISLSGLQPNVKYVIMVEMILADNFRYKWNREQWEVGCKAEPLPPCRTYVHPDSPALGSHWMKQSVSFLKLKLTNHTLDQHGHIILHSMHRYYPRFHVIQPDSPYTVRWGNFQTFSFPETTFTAVTAYQNLKITKLKIDHNPFAKGFREDGANMQSKRCRTTKSPKKDKKRAKYEVEYKSPPGLQRAVSDCEQAEGKLTLGAEEDGSSKGHGSAWFMPHSQSLHAEPLDVHGLDHSAEEQMVPSSMSYQPYRSVDYRLPSPSSSVAEDCKGCQSYECHAPDVATVPRDDTTRPVSIREHRPPTQATPSHDYRVSPEYRVSPSVDVPGPSKPSPGLLGYPHYGHYLTDQTMAGQGHGAQYRRPSLPHHHPLNPAEHAGHQHGYHHGNSAEWSQYSLFSYACW; encoded by the exons ATGACCCAAGCTGGTCCTGACGGCTACCAGCCAGGCAACATCAGGATGAACCTGGAGAACGCTGACCTCTGGAAGTCCTTCCACGATGTGGGAACTGAGATGATCATTACCAAACATGGCCG gAGGATGTTTCCCCACTGCAACATCAGTCTGTCTGGACTACAACCCAATGTGAAATACGTCATAATGGTAGAGATGATCCTGGCTGACAACTTCAGATACAAG TGGAACAGGGAGCAGTGGGAGGTGGGCTGCAAGGCGGAGCCCCTGCCCCCTTGCAGGACATACGTGCACCCCGACTCTCCCGCCCTGGGAAGCCACTGGATGAAGCAGTCCGTCTCCTTCCTCAAGCTCAAACTCACAAACCACACCCTGGACCAACACGGCCAT ATCATCCTGCACTCCATGCATCGCTACTACCCAAGGTTTCACGTCATCCAACCAGACAGCCCTTACACGGTGCGCTGGGGAAACTTCCAGACCTTCTCTTTCCCAGAGACGACCTTCACTGCAGTCACAGCCTACCAGAACCTGAAG ATCACTAAACTGAAGATTGACCACAACCCCTTTGCTAAAGGCTTCAGAGAGGATGGCGCCAATATGCAGAGCAAGAG GTGTCGAACAACCAAGAGCCccaagaaagacaaaaagagagccAAATATGAGGTCGAATACAAAAGCCCTCCAG GCCTCCAGAGGGCAGTGTCTGACTGTGAGCAAGCGGAGGGCAAGTTGACCctgggagctgaagaagatggGTCTTCCAAAGGCCACGGCTCTGCTTGGTTTATGCCTCATTCTCAGAGTCTTCACGCCGAACCTTTGGATGTTCATGGACTGGACCACAGCGCAGAAGAGCAGATGGTTCCTTCCTCTATGTCCTACCAGCCTTACAG GTCTGTGGACTATcgacttccttctccctcttcttctgtggCGGAGGACTGCAAAGGATGTCAGAGCTACGAGTGCCATGCCCCCGATGTAGCCACCGTTCCCAGGGATGACACCACCCGACCGGTGTCAATCAGGGAGCACCGCCCCCCGACCCAGGCCACGCCCAGCCACGATTACAGGGTCAGCCCCGAGTACAGGGTCAGCCCCAGTGTGGACGTGCCTGGACCATCCAAACCCAGCCCTGGCCTCCTAGGATACCCCCACTATGGACACTACCTGACTGACCAAACTATGGCTGGACAGGGACACGGTGCCCAGTACCGTaggccctccctgccccaccatCACCCACTCAACCCAGCAGAGCACGCCGGCCaccaacacggctatcaccaTGGCAACTCGGCAGAGTGGAGCCAgtactctctcttctcctacgCCTGTTGGTAA